From Algoriphagus sp. NG3, the proteins below share one genomic window:
- a CDS encoding TonB-dependent receptor yields MQYSKILSIVFLCSFFAFPAWAQQNTNLNGLVVDQGGNPIPGVLIKISPISKGLVTDANGKFSVELISGKTFTLAFSFMGFADHTEDISLGSGAQTIEITLKENVNDLEEFTVLGKSELREIKERAFNVEVVDARKLHHTNLDLGHALDRVSGVRVRESGGVGSRMNFSLNGFSGKQVKFFIDGIPMDDFGSSFQLNNIPINLAERIEVYKGVVPIGLGADALGGAVNIVTKNVQKNYVDASYSYGSFNTHRTVINTAYVAESGFTVQLNAFQNYSDNNYWVDVDVADIETGKYYPDQRVRRFHDTYHNETVIAQLGVQGKRYADKLLVGLTAGKNYSEIQTGARLVTVFGQWHRKGTILMPTFKYQKKDLFVQGLDVNVNANYNFGSEQNIDTVNRRYNWFRQYREYEVPGGERSYTLYKFSNNNAVVTANAYYRFGKIHTLAVSNVYNSFNRIGSDALNPDNDRYEEPRKSQKNITGLSYQLNWEEKASVSAFSKIYNQTNYFTMSYNPTGNYGDVAYRNERENFTYPGFGLTGSYFITGNIQAKASFEKSYRLPEPEELFGDMVNLQGNLDLKPETSYNYNVGLSIWKQLNADHRIDISTNGFYRDAKDFIRPRLNNNQAMQVMDNLFSVTNLGVEGEVRWTYKSKLSAGANITYQNLRNNTEYEAGQTIPSVVYRDRVPNMPYLFGNADASLVMQDVFGKGKDITIGYNLLYVHAFYLYWPSLGSDKFDVPEQLSHDMNVTYTTGQKGRLQLIAECRNILDSKLYDNFSLQKPGRNFSGKIRYFIY; encoded by the coding sequence ATGCAATATAGTAAAATATTGTCCATTGTATTTTTGTGCAGTTTTTTTGCCTTCCCGGCATGGGCACAGCAAAATACCAACCTCAATGGCCTTGTAGTTGACCAAGGCGGCAATCCCATCCCCGGGGTGCTGATCAAAATCTCGCCGATTTCCAAAGGATTAGTCACTGATGCCAATGGCAAATTTTCCGTTGAGCTTATTTCTGGCAAAACCTTTACGCTGGCGTTCTCTTTCATGGGATTTGCTGATCATACTGAGGATATCAGTCTTGGATCAGGTGCTCAAACCATCGAAATCACACTTAAGGAGAATGTCAATGACCTGGAGGAATTTACCGTTTTGGGTAAATCTGAGCTAAGGGAAATTAAGGAGCGGGCATTTAATGTGGAGGTGGTCGATGCACGTAAGCTCCATCACACCAATCTTGATTTAGGCCATGCCTTGGATCGGGTTTCCGGTGTACGAGTCCGGGAAAGTGGAGGAGTAGGGTCTAGGATGAATTTTTCCCTCAACGGCTTCTCCGGTAAGCAGGTCAAGTTCTTCATTGACGGCATTCCGATGGATGATTTTGGATCCTCCTTTCAGCTGAACAATATCCCTATCAATCTTGCCGAGAGGATCGAAGTTTATAAAGGGGTGGTGCCCATTGGTCTTGGTGCCGATGCACTTGGAGGTGCAGTGAATATAGTCACCAAAAACGTTCAGAAAAACTATGTAGATGCAAGCTATTCTTACGGTTCGTTCAATACACATCGTACGGTAATCAATACAGCTTATGTCGCTGAATCAGGCTTCACTGTCCAGCTGAATGCCTTTCAAAATTATTCTGACAATAATTATTGGGTAGATGTGGATGTGGCGGATATAGAAACCGGCAAGTACTATCCTGACCAACGTGTGCGTAGATTTCATGATACTTATCATAACGAAACAGTGATCGCCCAACTTGGTGTGCAGGGCAAACGGTACGCTGATAAGCTCTTGGTGGGGCTGACAGCTGGGAAAAATTACTCGGAAATCCAGACAGGTGCCCGCTTGGTCACTGTTTTTGGTCAGTGGCACCGCAAGGGTACTATCCTGATGCCCACATTTAAATACCAGAAGAAAGACTTGTTTGTCCAGGGACTGGATGTGAATGTGAATGCCAATTACAACTTTGGCTCGGAGCAAAATATCGACACAGTCAATCGCCGTTATAACTGGTTTCGTCAATATAGGGAATATGAAGTTCCTGGAGGTGAAAGATCTTACACGCTGTACAAGTTTAGCAATAATAATGCAGTCGTTACAGCAAATGCGTATTACCGTTTTGGGAAGATCCATACGCTGGCTGTCAGCAATGTATACAATAGCTTCAATCGGATAGGGAGCGATGCGCTAAATCCCGATAATGACCGCTATGAAGAACCGCGAAAAAGCCAGAAAAATATCACTGGCCTCAGCTATCAGCTGAATTGGGAGGAAAAGGCAAGTGTCTCTGCCTTTTCCAAAATCTATAATCAAACCAACTATTTCACCATGTCTTATAACCCTACGGGAAACTATGGTGATGTAGCATACCGAAATGAACGGGAGAATTTCACCTACCCGGGATTTGGGCTGACAGGCTCCTATTTTATCACCGGGAATATTCAGGCAAAAGCTTCTTTTGAAAAAAGCTATAGACTGCCCGAGCCGGAGGAGCTCTTCGGAGATATGGTAAACCTTCAGGGGAATCTGGATCTTAAACCTGAAACAAGCTATAACTATAATGTGGGCTTGAGTATCTGGAAGCAGCTCAATGCAGATCACCGAATTGATATTTCGACCAATGGGTTTTACAGGGACGCAAAAGACTTCATCCGACCCCGACTGAACAATAATCAGGCGATGCAAGTGATGGACAATCTCTTCAGCGTCACCAATCTCGGTGTTGAGGGGGAAGTGCGCTGGACTTATAAGAGTAAGCTCTCTGCTGGCGCAAACATTACCTACCAAAATCTTCGCAACAATACTGAATATGAAGCTGGACAGACCATCCCGAGCGTGGTGTATAGAGATCGTGTGCCAAATATGCCTTACCTCTTTGGGAATGCCGATGCCAGCTTGGTGATGCAGGATGTATTTGGCAAAGGGAAGGATATAACCATAGGCTACAACCTGCTGTATGTCCATGCTTTTTATCTCTACTGGCCCAGTCTGGGAAGCGACAAGTTTGATGTTCCTGAGCAACTCTCCCACGATATGAATGTCACTTATACGACTGGGCAAAAAGGAAGACTTCAACTGATCGCAGAATGTAGAAATATCCTGGACAGTAAACTCTATGACAACTTCAGCCTTCAGAAACCTGGACGGAATTTCTCGGGCAAAATCAGATACTTTATTTACTAA
- a CDS encoding TonB-dependent receptor yields MNRRFLLLTSLFFLCVSSAFAQSASIKGYVTTSDDQPMEFVNVGIKGLTKGNATDRNGFFEIKNITPGTYTVYASFVGIETQEKSIQVRAGESLSVNFVLTESSTDLSEVIVTDQSSNRFYSDSNFTIAKLPLTDLQNPQVYNSVSSKLLKEQVVTNMNDALKNATGVTRLWESTGRGGDGAEFYSMRGFSVQPTMVNGMPSLNNGGLDPANVETVDVIKGPSGTLFGSAVISYGGLINVTTKRPTDTFKGEVGFITGNYGLNRITGDVNVPLNESASMRVNTAYQSNNTFQDAGGRNSFFFAPSFKFEASERLTFLINTEFLNSNSVNAPMIFLNRNNPLTFSSIDLFERNYERSFTGNELSINNSSYALQAQAFYKISNSWTSQTVVSRSSTQTDGYYHYLFDASDGDSFTRFISDRNGQTLTTDIQQNFIGDFHLGSMRNKMIVGLDYYDADILNSSTGWVANGVVTLSDGADTGVLTQAGVDDLLKGSFEGNSIGSTRIMSAYISDVIELLPQLSAMASVRIDNFKNEAWGTNSEENTQTAVSPKFGIVYQPVKDKVSIFGNYMNGFSNVAPATVSDADGTNQRFVTFDPEKANQLEVGMKTSLYQNKISATASYYNITVSNRVMIDPNNVNNSIQGGEVVSKGFEFSVIATPVVGLNLVAGYSMNDAEVTKDYPESGYLGLRPEEAGPENLFNFWASYSFSAGALKGFGLGFGGNTASEYLTMNRANIGSFALPAYQVFNASLSYTGSKYFLALKVNNLTDQKYYSGWSTVTPQNLRNASISLNYRF; encoded by the coding sequence ATGAATCGTAGATTTCTACTCCTCACCAGCTTGTTTTTCCTTTGTGTTTCCAGTGCATTCGCCCAGTCTGCCAGCATCAAAGGATATGTGACTACCTCGGATGATCAGCCGATGGAATTTGTGAATGTCGGCATCAAGGGCCTTACCAAAGGAAATGCGACTGACAGAAACGGTTTTTTTGAAATTAAAAATATCACACCGGGCACCTATACTGTATATGCTTCTTTTGTAGGAATTGAAACTCAGGAGAAAAGCATACAAGTGAGAGCCGGGGAATCACTATCGGTAAACTTTGTGTTGACGGAAAGTTCCACTGACCTGTCAGAAGTGATCGTGACTGATCAATCTTCGAATAGATTCTATTCAGATAGTAATTTTACCATTGCCAAGCTTCCGCTTACAGACCTTCAGAATCCGCAGGTTTACAACTCTGTCTCTTCCAAATTATTGAAAGAGCAGGTAGTAACCAATATGAATGATGCATTGAAAAATGCTACCGGTGTCACCCGGCTATGGGAATCTACCGGACGTGGCGGGGACGGTGCGGAGTTTTATTCCATGCGTGGGTTCTCTGTGCAGCCTACTATGGTGAATGGTATGCCAAGCCTTAATAATGGCGGACTTGATCCTGCCAATGTAGAAACTGTGGATGTGATCAAGGGGCCATCCGGTACGCTTTTCGGTAGTGCTGTGATTTCCTACGGAGGATTAATCAATGTCACTACTAAGCGTCCTACTGATACGTTCAAAGGGGAGGTAGGATTTATCACCGGAAATTATGGTCTTAACAGAATCACTGGTGACGTGAACGTGCCGCTGAACGAAAGTGCTTCCATGCGCGTGAATACTGCGTATCAGTCCAATAATACTTTTCAGGATGCCGGGGGAAGAAATTCTTTCTTCTTTGCTCCATCATTCAAATTTGAAGCAAGTGAGAGACTCACTTTTCTGATCAATACAGAATTTCTGAATTCTAACTCAGTGAATGCTCCGATGATTTTCTTGAACAGAAATAACCCGCTGACCTTCTCCTCCATTGACCTTTTCGAGCGGAATTATGAAAGATCATTTACAGGAAATGAGCTAAGTATCAATAATTCATCTTATGCACTTCAAGCTCAGGCTTTTTATAAGATCTCAAATAGCTGGACATCTCAGACTGTAGTTTCCAGAAGCTCCACCCAGACAGACGGATATTACCATTATCTATTTGATGCTAGTGACGGGGATTCGTTTACACGGTTTATTTCTGATCGTAATGGACAGACATTGACTACCGACATCCAGCAGAACTTCATCGGTGATTTCCACTTAGGGTCTATGAGAAACAAGATGATCGTAGGATTGGATTATTACGATGCGGATATTTTGAATAGTAGCACTGGATGGGTGGCCAATGGTGTAGTGACACTTTCCGATGGAGCGGATACAGGGGTGTTGACCCAAGCCGGGGTTGATGATTTGTTGAAGGGTTCTTTCGAAGGGAATTCTATCGGAAGTACCCGTATCATGAGTGCTTATATATCTGACGTGATCGAACTGCTGCCACAACTCTCTGCAATGGCTAGTGTGAGAATTGATAATTTCAAAAATGAAGCATGGGGAACAAATTCTGAAGAAAATACGCAGACAGCTGTATCTCCGAAATTCGGGATTGTCTATCAGCCAGTGAAGGACAAAGTCTCTATTTTCGGGAACTATATGAATGGCTTTTCCAATGTGGCACCTGCTACGGTATCGGATGCAGATGGTACTAACCAACGGTTTGTGACTTTTGATCCGGAAAAAGCCAACCAGCTGGAAGTGGGAATGAAGACAAGCCTGTATCAGAACAAAATCTCGGCTACAGCTAGCTATTATAACATCACAGTATCCAATCGAGTGATGATAGACCCAAATAACGTGAATAACTCCATCCAAGGGGGAGAAGTCGTAAGTAAAGGATTTGAGTTTAGCGTGATCGCTACTCCAGTGGTAGGGCTGAATCTGGTAGCCGGATACAGCATGAATGATGCTGAGGTGACAAAGGATTATCCAGAAAGCGGCTACCTGGGACTTCGCCCGGAGGAAGCTGGGCCTGAGAATTTGTTCAACTTCTGGGCGAGCTACTCCTTCTCTGCCGGAGCTCTGAAAGGCTTCGGGTTGGGCTTTGGTGGAAATACTGCCAGTGAATATCTGACCATGAACAGAGCAAATATCGGGAGTTTTGCCTTGCCTGCGTATCAGGTGTTTAATGCCTCACTTTCTTACACAGGCTCCAAGTATTTCTTGGCTTTGAAAGTGAATAATCTGACAGACCAGAAATACTACTCAGGATGGTCTACGGTGACTCCGCAGAATCTTCGTAATGCCTCCATTAGCCTTAATTATAGATTTTGA
- a CDS encoding PepSY-associated TM helix domain-containing protein, producing the protein MNLKKTINKLHLWLGLSSGLVVFIVAVTGCIYAFQAEIKDLTYPFLFVEPQEKAVLPPSEISQIAQEAFPEGHLHAVLYPTKEKSAQAIFFSYGEGNDHYQTAYINPYTGEVLELKDEYADFFRIVLDGHFYLWLPPEIGQPVVASFTLIFLFMVVSGLILWWPKKKKNLKQSLKIKWSARWRRKNYDLHQVMGFYVMTFALVFAITGLVWGFMWFRDGLFFVASGGEKFVEYYDPVSDSTESYQGMIPALDAVWIKMNAEYPDAEWIEVHPPEFEGAAIAANANPDASTYWKTDYRYFDQNTLEELPVEHFYNRFEEATVAQKIMRMNYDVHVGAIAGLPGKILAFFLSAIIASLPVTGFLIWWGRRNKAKKEPAAQMQEKMVLTEV; encoded by the coding sequence ATGAATCTTAAAAAAACAATAAATAAATTACACCTCTGGCTCGGACTTTCGTCCGGGCTCGTTGTGTTTATAGTGGCAGTGACAGGCTGCATCTACGCTTTTCAGGCAGAGATCAAGGATTTGACGTATCCGTTTTTATTTGTGGAGCCTCAGGAAAAAGCAGTCTTACCTCCAAGTGAGATCAGTCAAATCGCTCAGGAAGCATTCCCTGAAGGCCACTTACACGCGGTGCTTTATCCTACAAAGGAAAAATCTGCACAAGCGATTTTCTTTAGCTACGGAGAAGGTAACGACCATTATCAAACAGCCTATATCAATCCATATACAGGCGAGGTGCTGGAGCTAAAGGATGAGTATGCGGACTTTTTCCGGATTGTTTTAGACGGGCATTTCTATCTATGGTTACCCCCTGAAATCGGGCAACCTGTTGTGGCCAGCTTTACCTTGATTTTCCTGTTTATGGTGGTCTCTGGCCTGATCCTTTGGTGGCCAAAGAAAAAGAAGAATCTGAAGCAAAGCCTAAAGATCAAATGGTCTGCGAGATGGAGAAGAAAGAACTATGACCTACATCAAGTGATGGGCTTTTATGTGATGACCTTTGCCTTGGTTTTTGCAATTACAGGATTGGTTTGGGGCTTCATGTGGTTTAGGGATGGACTGTTTTTTGTTGCCTCCGGTGGTGAGAAATTCGTTGAATATTATGATCCCGTTTCTGATTCCACGGAATCTTATCAGGGTATGATCCCCGCTTTGGATGCAGTGTGGATCAAAATGAATGCGGAATATCCTGATGCGGAGTGGATAGAAGTACATCCTCCGGAGTTTGAAGGGGCTGCAATAGCTGCCAATGCTAATCCCGACGCATCCACTTACTGGAAAACGGATTATAGATATTTTGATCAGAACACACTGGAAGAACTTCCTGTAGAACACTTTTACAACCGGTTTGAAGAAGCTACAGTAGCACAGAAAATCATGCGGATGAACTACGATGTGCATGTGGGAGCCATAGCAGGCTTGCCAGGTAAGATTTTGGCATTTTTCCTGAGCGCGATCATCGCCTCATTGCCGGTAACTGGATTTTTGATCTGGTGGGGGAGAAGGAATAAGGCTAAGAAAGAGCCTGCGGCTCAAATGCAAGAGAAGATGGTATTGACGGAAGTTTAA
- a CDS encoding DUF4374 domain-containing protein, with the protein MKTNFNYFYAFAAAITIGFSSCDSDDPKPGPVTPAGESRFIIASTPLASDGVADYLLTAESLTEGSVSTVGNGIEQDGTYRYYVTHKNKFFSMLYGQGNPGAVTTYELNSAGELKKLSDFQSETVQAFGPMNDDIVMAKISRNSADPVSSWYRLDADQLQIVADGKWNQKEISDNGEQAFFTWVTQVGDKLFAPYFSMKACCNDSFGTSYPDSAWIAVFDYPSMELNKVIKDDRTSFIGRYFLSGLEVDEMGDTYAFSSSVATSNGAMTSSLPSAFTKIKKGELEFDQSYYFNVEELADGYYITAKTYAGNGKFILTMNKEKGAYTTGNRFGVADVYNKTFTWVSGAPAEAAIVQATTNNYSEKNGFAYVGITTDTGSWVYEFDANTATAKQGLKVEGGRITAISKLGVAE; encoded by the coding sequence ATGAAAACCAACTTTAACTATTTCTATGCCTTTGCGGCAGCTATAACCATAGGATTTTCCAGCTGTGACTCTGATGATCCAAAACCTGGGCCAGTGACACCTGCCGGGGAAAGTAGATTTATCATTGCTTCTACACCCCTGGCCTCTGATGGAGTGGCAGACTACCTGTTGACTGCGGAAAGCCTGACCGAGGGATCTGTAAGCACAGTAGGAAATGGCATCGAGCAGGATGGGACTTATCGCTACTATGTGACCCATAAAAACAAGTTTTTCAGCATGCTATATGGACAAGGGAATCCTGGTGCTGTGACCACTTACGAATTGAACTCTGCGGGAGAATTGAAGAAGTTATCAGATTTTCAATCGGAAACTGTCCAGGCTTTTGGTCCGATGAACGACGACATCGTGATGGCAAAAATCTCAAGAAACTCAGCCGATCCAGTTTCCTCTTGGTATAGATTGGATGCGGATCAGCTACAGATCGTTGCTGATGGTAAGTGGAATCAAAAGGAGATATCTGACAATGGCGAGCAGGCATTTTTCACTTGGGTGACTCAAGTGGGCGATAAGCTTTTTGCTCCATATTTCAGCATGAAAGCATGTTGCAATGACAGCTTTGGGACCAGCTATCCGGATAGCGCATGGATTGCAGTGTTTGATTATCCAAGTATGGAGTTGAATAAGGTTATCAAGGATGACCGTACCAGCTTTATCGGCAGATATTTCCTTTCGGGGCTTGAAGTGGATGAAATGGGAGACACGTATGCTTTTTCGTCTTCAGTAGCCACTTCCAACGGAGCAATGACTTCCTCACTTCCTTCGGCATTTACCAAAATCAAAAAAGGGGAATTGGAATTTGACCAGTCTTATTATTTCAATGTGGAGGAGCTGGCGGATGGTTATTACATCACTGCGAAGACTTATGCCGGCAACGGCAAATTTATCCTGACAATGAATAAGGAAAAAGGTGCTTACACTACCGGGAATCGTTTTGGAGTGGCAGATGTCTATAATAAGACTTTCACTTGGGTGAGTGGGGCTCCGGCCGAAGCAGCCATTGTCCAGGCGACAACAAACAATTATTCAGAGAAAAACGGGTTTGCCTATGTCGGCATCACTACCGATACAGGGAGCTGGGTGTATGAATTTGATGCCAATACGGCTACTGCAAAGCAAGGTTTGAAAGTAGAAGGGGGAAGGATTACAGCGATCAGCAAATTAGGCGTGGCAGAGTAA
- a CDS encoding DUF6686 family protein: MSTCRTEIIYQNEDFVFTKCTDCDRMGLMYKQAMISFDELNFNAFCRYMERMEFEYEKYPFFDGLDRVVIETYHPDVQFTLLEEEFYRLKASVIEANAQLQLLELIRKM; encoded by the coding sequence ATGTCAACATGCAGAACAGAAATTATCTATCAAAATGAGGATTTTGTTTTTACAAAATGCACCGATTGTGACCGGATGGGGCTCATGTACAAGCAGGCTATGATCAGCTTCGATGAGCTCAATTTTAATGCCTTTTGCAGGTACATGGAGCGGATGGAATTTGAGTATGAAAAGTACCCATTCTTTGATGGACTGGATCGGGTAGTGATCGAGACCTATCATCCGGACGTGCAGTTCACGCTGCTTGAGGAAGAATTTTATCGATTGAAAGCAAGTGTGATCGAGGCAAATGCCCAGCTTCAGTTGCTTGAGCTGATTCGGAAGATGTAG